The Leptolyngbya subtilissima AS-A7 genome includes a region encoding these proteins:
- the dnaK gene encoding molecular chaperone DnaK gives MGKVVGIDLGTTNSVVAVMEGGKPTVIANAEGFRTTPSVVAYAKNGDRLVGQIAKRQAVMNTENTFYSVKRFIGRRFDEVTTESTEVAYKVMNVGNNVKIDCPQAGQQFSPEEISAQILRKLADDAGKYLGEKVTQAVITVPAYFNDSQRQATKDAGKIAGLEVLRIINEPTAASLAYGLDRKSNETILVFDLGGGTFDVSILEVGDGVFEVLATSGDTHLGGDDFDKKIVDYLAGEFQKMEGIELRKDKQALQRLTEAAEKAKIELSSVTQAEINLPFITATQDGPKHLEMTLTRAKFEELCADLIDRCRIPVEQALKDAKIAKTAIDEVVLVGGSTRIPAIKDVVKRTLDKEPNETVNPDEVVAVGAAIQGGVLAGEVKDILLLDVTPLSLGVETLGGVMTKLIPRNTTIPTKKSEVFSTAQDGQTNVEIKVLQGEREMATDNKSLGTFQLSGIPPAPRGVPQIEVIFDIDANGILNVTAKDKGTGKEQTITISGASRLDESEIERMVKDAEANSAADKERRERIDLKNQADSLSYQAEKQLADMGDKVPAADKEKAEEQIKALRTAIEAEDFDTIKTLTGELQQTLYGISTNLYQQAGDDAAGAAPGPDATPGDGSGGDDVIDAEFSEPGSN, from the coding sequence ATGGGTAAAGTAGTTGGAATCGACCTAGGCACCACTAACTCTGTGGTTGCTGTTATGGAAGGGGGAAAGCCCACTGTTATCGCTAACGCCGAAGGCTTTCGCACTACCCCCTCGGTCGTCGCTTACGCTAAGAATGGCGATCGCCTCGTTGGCCAAATCGCCAAGCGCCAAGCGGTCATGAATACCGAGAACACCTTTTACTCGGTCAAGCGCTTCATCGGTCGTCGCTTTGACGAAGTCACCACCGAGTCCACCGAAGTTGCCTACAAGGTGATGAACGTAGGCAACAACGTCAAAATTGACTGCCCTCAAGCAGGCCAGCAATTTTCACCCGAAGAAATTTCGGCTCAAATTCTGCGCAAACTGGCCGACGATGCCGGCAAGTATCTGGGTGAAAAAGTCACCCAGGCCGTGATCACCGTGCCGGCCTACTTCAACGACTCCCAGCGCCAAGCTACTAAAGACGCCGGTAAAATTGCCGGTCTAGAGGTACTGCGCATCATCAACGAGCCGACTGCCGCTTCGCTGGCCTACGGTCTCGATCGCAAGAGCAACGAAACCATCCTGGTCTTCGACCTTGGCGGTGGTACCTTCGACGTCTCCATTCTCGAAGTGGGCGACGGTGTATTTGAAGTGCTGGCTACCTCGGGCGACACCCACCTGGGCGGCGACGACTTCGATAAGAAGATCGTTGACTACCTAGCCGGTGAGTTCCAAAAGATGGAAGGCATCGAGCTGCGCAAAGACAAGCAGGCCCTGCAGCGCCTGACTGAAGCTGCTGAAAAAGCCAAAATTGAGCTGTCAAGCGTTACCCAGGCTGAAATCAACCTGCCCTTCATCACCGCGACCCAGGATGGCCCCAAGCACCTGGAAATGACCCTCACTCGAGCCAAGTTTGAGGAGCTGTGCGCCGATCTGATCGATCGCTGCCGCATCCCCGTCGAGCAGGCTCTTAAGGATGCCAAGATTGCCAAGACCGCCATTGACGAAGTGGTGCTGGTGGGCGGTTCCACCCGCATTCCTGCCATCAAGGACGTAGTCAAGCGCACCCTCGACAAAGAGCCCAACGAAACCGTCAACCCTGACGAGGTCGTGGCCGTAGGTGCTGCTATTCAAGGTGGCGTGCTGGCTGGGGAAGTCAAAGACATCCTGCTGCTCGATGTTACCCCCCTGTCTCTCGGTGTGGAAACCCTGGGCGGCGTGATGACCAAACTCATCCCCCGCAACACCACCATTCCCACCAAGAAGTCGGAGGTGTTCTCCACCGCCCAAGACGGGCAAACCAACGTGGAGATCAAAGTGCTCCAGGGCGAGCGCGAAATGGCCACTGACAACAAGAGCCTTGGTACCTTCCAGCTCTCTGGCATTCCCCCTGCGCCCCGTGGCGTGCCCCAGATCGAGGTGATCTTTGACATCGATGCCAACGGCATTCTCAATGTCACCGCCAAAGACAAGGGCACCGGCAAAGAGCAGACCATCACCATCTCCGGTGCCTCAAGGCTGGATGAGTCTGAGATCGAGCGCATGGTGAAGGATGCCGAAGCCAACTCTGCCGCTGACAAAGAGCGTCGCGAGCGCATCGACCTCAAGAACCAGGCTGACTCACTCTCCTACCAGGCTGAGAAGCAGCTGGCTGATATGGGCGACAAAGTGCCCGCCGCTGATAAGGAAAAAGCAGAGGAGCAAATCAAGGCCCTCAGAACCGCCATTGAAGCCGAGGACTTTGACACCATCAAAACCCTCACGGGCGAACTGCAACAGACCCTCTATGGCATCAGCACCAACCTGTATCAACAGGCCGGTGACGATGCGGCTGGCGCAGCCCCTGGCCCCGACGCTACCCCTGGCGATGGCTCCGGTGGCGATGATGTGATCGATGCCGAGTTCTCTGAACCGGGCTCGAACTAA
- a CDS encoding tetratricopeptide repeat protein, translating to MTAAVSLNSQTYLGHNQEAYQELRLALQLNLRRQLLIAVCDDLTLQEQLAQRLEANFSPLPETVPLAAEVRARQFTLVTLRLSGDRPDLVREVLLWLKQERRLQSNSPTTPVFQIVGIDQLTRQSPTVQNRFLASLIRVDALLTQLDCRLVVWVPRPWLGKIRQSVPGFWRSRSGLFEFMGEPGASPSTSAEPVVAPAPTSPSANPPDLWRVLRDDLSTFEQPAPASTDRTPKDAAVAQREVPPTVELPTLLSPNSQAVPDKAHDLPQNPQNYTVVEQGTFSSIVMPPMGSTAAETLAALQRAEPMLPTVEPVPVPVSSPTSLHPTGDLQLPPDLAQDVELANLWRYIQGLVEQQAGPLTLARTYLALGQMGRDRLSVEAPAASVLDFATAVYDRAIAGLPEGSTDWCDALNDLASLYWLQGQQESTPDPAPWLRRSVSTYEKALQGGAKAIPADTLGRIYGNLGTVYGLLANLDDPAPCLEKAVAAYQQALVHSPAARSPIDYANLQNSLGAIHWRLSQYEQPQHHLAQAIAAYGEALAHRTAQDALLEYAMVQNNLGIAYWSLAQHQQPVFLLERAIAAYQAALKHRTVAVSPAGCAATANNLGTAYWDLAQQAAVAGERRIATLQQAVAAYETALAAAQIALQETPPPALGFDLWATCHSAGVVHDQLAQALPETQSEARQHHLETALSQYLLTYQGWYDNPQQMEVLITALVYNAHLNFEILGIPGQQAVLSKLPGELLAQVLRRL from the coding sequence GTGACCGCTGCCGTGTCTTTGAATTCTCAAACCTACCTGGGGCACAACCAGGAAGCCTATCAGGAGCTGCGACTGGCCCTGCAACTCAACCTGCGGCGGCAATTGCTGATTGCGGTGTGCGATGACCTGACTCTGCAAGAGCAATTAGCCCAGCGCCTGGAGGCTAACTTTAGCCCCCTGCCCGAGACAGTGCCCTTAGCAGCGGAGGTACGGGCGCGTCAATTCACGCTGGTGACGCTGCGGCTGAGCGGCGATCGCCCCGATTTGGTGCGCGAGGTGTTGCTGTGGCTGAAACAGGAGCGTCGGCTCCAGAGCAACTCGCCGACCACACCCGTGTTTCAAATTGTGGGTATCGACCAGCTCACCCGCCAGTCGCCTACGGTGCAAAACCGGTTTTTGGCTTCGCTGATTCGGGTCGATGCGCTGCTGACCCAGCTCGACTGTCGACTGGTGGTGTGGGTGCCACGCCCCTGGCTGGGCAAAATTCGCCAGTCGGTGCCGGGGTTTTGGCGATCGCGCAGCGGTCTGTTTGAGTTTATGGGTGAACCCGGTGCGTCCCCCTCGACTTCGGCTGAACCAGTGGTGGCGCCAGCGCCAACGAGCCCCTCAGCTAATCCCCCCGATCTCTGGCGGGTGCTGCGGGACGATCTTTCGACCTTTGAGCAGCCTGCGCCTGCGTCAACGGATCGTACTCCTAAGGATGCGGCGGTGGCACAGCGAGAGGTGCCGCCGACCGTAGAGCTGCCAACTCTGCTCAGCCCAAATTCTCAGGCTGTACCCGACAAGGCTCATGATCTGCCGCAGAATCCTCAGAACTACACCGTTGTAGAGCAAGGAACGTTTTCGAGTATTGTCATGCCGCCGATGGGCTCAACAGCGGCGGAGACCCTGGCAGCCTTACAGCGGGCTGAACCTATGCTGCCAACTGTTGAGCCGGTTCCTGTCCCTGTATCCAGCCCAACATCGCTGCACCCTACAGGAGATCTACAGCTCCCCCCCGATCTAGCCCAAGATGTGGAGCTGGCGAATCTATGGCGCTACATTCAGGGATTGGTTGAGCAGCAGGCGGGGCCGCTAACTTTAGCGCGGACGTACCTAGCTCTGGGCCAGATGGGGCGCGATCGCCTCTCGGTCGAAGCCCCTGCCGCCAGCGTGCTGGACTTTGCGACGGCAGTGTACGACCGGGCGATCGCCGGTTTGCCCGAGGGCAGTACTGACTGGTGCGATGCCCTCAACGACCTAGCCAGCCTCTACTGGCTCCAGGGTCAACAAGAGAGCACCCCTGACCCCGCCCCTTGGCTGCGCCGCAGCGTCAGCACCTACGAAAAAGCCCTCCAGGGCGGCGCCAAAGCGATCCCCGCCGACACCTTGGGGCGCATCTACGGCAACCTGGGCACTGTCTATGGGCTACTGGCGAACCTGGACGATCCAGCCCCCTGTCTAGAAAAGGCGGTGGCGGCGTATCAGCAGGCTTTAGTACACAGCCCGGCGGCGCGATCGCCCATCGACTACGCCAATCTGCAAAACAGCTTGGGGGCGATTCACTGGCGGCTGTCCCAATATGAGCAGCCTCAGCACCATCTGGCCCAGGCCATTGCCGCCTACGGTGAAGCTCTGGCCCACCGCACTGCCCAAGATGCGCTGCTGGAATATGCCATGGTGCAAAACAACCTGGGCATTGCCTACTGGAGTTTGGCCCAGCACCAACAGCCGGTATTTTTGCTCGAACGGGCGATCGCTGCCTACCAGGCCGCCCTCAAACACCGCACCGTGGCCGTTTCCCCGGCTGGCTGTGCGGCCACCGCCAATAACTTGGGCACTGCCTACTGGGATCTGGCGCAGCAGGCGGCTGTGGCAGGCGAACGGCGCATTGCTACCCTGCAACAAGCCGTTGCCGCCTACGAAACCGCTCTGGCCGCCGCCCAAATTGCCCTGCAAGAAACGCCACCCCCTGCCCTTGGTTTTGACCTATGGGCCACCTGTCACAGCGCCGGCGTGGTTCACGATCAGCTGGCTCAAGCGCTGCCAGAAACTCAGTCTGAAGCCCGTCAGCACCATCTAGAAACGGCCCTCAGCCAATACCTGCTGACCTACCAAGGCTGGTACGACAATCCCCAGCAAATGGAAGTACTGATCACAGCCCTGGTCTACAACGCCCACCTCAACTTTGAAATCCTCGGCATCCCCGGTCAGCAGGCGGTGCTCTCTAAGCTGCCGGGGGAGCTGTTGGCTCAGGTGTTGCGGCGGCTGTAG
- the hemJ gene encoding protoporphyrinogen oxidase HemJ produces the protein MAYYWFKAFHIVGVVVWFAGLFYLVRLFIYHVEAEAEPEPARSILKNQYTIMEKRLYGIITTPGMVVAVAMAVGLLVLMPEYLKDGWMHAKLGLVAVLLAYHHYCARLMRQLHRGECKWSGQQLRALNEAPTLLLVAIVMLVIFKNNFPTGATTWLMVGLVVFMAATIQLYARKRRLDKEKAALDAIPEPQALQNS, from the coding sequence ATGGCCTACTACTGGTTCAAAGCGTTTCACATTGTCGGCGTGGTGGTGTGGTTCGCCGGGTTGTTTTACTTGGTGCGCCTGTTTATTTACCACGTCGAAGCCGAGGCCGAGCCAGAACCGGCCCGCAGCATTCTCAAGAACCAGTACACCATTATGGAAAAGCGCCTCTACGGCATCATTACCACCCCCGGCATGGTGGTTGCGGTTGCTATGGCTGTGGGGTTACTGGTGCTGATGCCTGAATACCTCAAGGATGGCTGGATGCACGCCAAGCTGGGGCTGGTGGCGGTGCTGCTGGCCTATCACCACTACTGCGCTCGGCTGATGCGTCAGCTGCACCGAGGCGAATGCAAGTGGTCGGGGCAACAGCTGCGGGCGCTCAACGAAGCCCCTACTCTGCTGCTGGTGGCGATCGTCATGCTAGTGATCTTTAAGAACAACTTCCCCACGGGGGCAACCACCTGGTTGATGGTGGGGCTGGTGGTGTTCATGGCTGCCACCATTCAGCTCTACGCCCGCAAGCGACGGCTAGATAAGGAAAAAGCTGCCCTCGATGCGATTCCTGAACCCCAAGCTTTGCAGAACTCCTGA
- a CDS encoding leucine-rich repeat-containing protein kinase family protein, whose product MDTRSEATLMHNLEMRRPLSVGPEPLHLRPGTRRLNLAAGLTTFPEEILELSDSLEVLDLSNNALTTLPDSFAQLRNLRVAFFSNNAFEVLPEVLAHCPKLSMIGFKANQITTVPAGALSQATRWLILTDNRIESLPESIGQLNRLQKLMLAGNQLRALPKSLANCQNLELVRLAANQLEALPPQLLTLPRLSWLAYAGNPLCQGWGSEPLPLPQIPWDDLTVGDVLGEGASGVISRGTWRQGQDEMPVALKLFKGAITSDGLPEDEMRACLAAGAHPNLVAPLGQIVAHPEQNHGLVLPLVDPSYQVMGGPPSLESCTRDTYPPEATFSLEAAIGIAVGVAAAAAHLHRRGILHGDLYPHNTLVTEAGDARLSDFGAASFYDRAGQAALALERLEVRAFGCLLEDLLDRCPASSETALRLRQLQFACMQPEVLARPAFEDVLDELVALAA is encoded by the coding sequence GTGGACACTCGATCCGAGGCTACACTGATGCACAATCTGGAAATGCGGCGACCCCTGAGTGTCGGCCCCGAACCGTTGCATTTGCGCCCCGGCACTCGTCGGCTCAACCTGGCGGCAGGGCTCACGACCTTTCCAGAAGAGATTCTTGAGCTGTCAGACAGCCTCGAAGTGCTCGACCTATCGAACAACGCCCTGACTACCCTGCCCGACAGCTTTGCCCAGCTGCGCAATCTGCGAGTGGCATTCTTTAGCAACAACGCCTTTGAGGTGTTGCCCGAGGTGCTGGCCCACTGTCCCAAGCTGTCGATGATTGGGTTTAAGGCCAACCAAATCACCACCGTGCCCGCTGGGGCGCTATCCCAAGCCACCCGCTGGCTGATCTTGACCGACAACCGCATCGAGTCGCTGCCTGAGTCCATTGGCCAGCTCAACAGGCTGCAAAAGCTGATGCTGGCCGGGAACCAGCTGCGGGCTTTGCCAAAGAGTCTAGCCAACTGCCAAAATTTAGAGCTAGTGCGCCTCGCCGCCAACCAGCTCGAGGCCTTGCCCCCTCAGCTGCTCACTTTGCCCCGCCTAAGCTGGCTGGCCTACGCCGGCAACCCTCTCTGTCAGGGCTGGGGCAGTGAACCCCTGCCACTACCCCAAATCCCTTGGGATGACCTAACGGTGGGCGATGTCCTCGGGGAGGGAGCCTCCGGCGTAATTTCGCGCGGCACCTGGCGGCAGGGTCAGGACGAAATGCCCGTTGCCCTCAAGCTGTTTAAAGGCGCGATCACCAGCGACGGTCTGCCCGAAGACGAAATGCGGGCCTGCTTGGCGGCGGGGGCACATCCCAACTTGGTTGCTCCCCTAGGGCAAATTGTCGCCCATCCCGAGCAGAACCATGGGCTGGTGCTGCCGCTGGTTGACCCCAGCTACCAGGTGATGGGCGGACCTCCTAGCCTAGAGAGCTGTACCCGCGATACCTATCCTCCAGAGGCTACTTTTTCCTTGGAGGCAGCTATAGGCATTGCGGTTGGGGTAGCCGCTGCCGCCGCTCACCTGCATCGGCGCGGCATTCTCCACGGCGACCTGTATCCTCACAACACCCTGGTTACCGAGGCAGGAGACGCCCGCTTGAGCGACTTTGGGGCGGCCAGCTTTTACGATCGGGCAGGGCAGGCCGCTCTGGCCCTTGAGCGTTTAGAGGTACGAGCCTTTGGCTGTCTGCTGGAGGATTTGCTCGATCGCTGCCCCGCCTCTTCTGAGACAGCGCTGCGACTGCGCCAGCTACAGTTTGCCTGCATGCAGCCTGAGGTGCTGGCTCGCCCAGCCTTTGAGGACGTGCTAGATGAGCTGGTGGCCTTGGCTGCCTGA
- a CDS encoding toll/interleukin-1 receptor domain-containing protein has protein sequence MNNANVAGHRQSATDPTAQVFLAYAAEDGCRAPGEAIAGPGGAEVVEELRQLLTQAQITYRQCPCPWPADADPEAIISRAAEACDNYVLVLSPYTLADVFCLQGLLFALSLNKRIVPVLIETVSAHHLPEPLQTLETVDLRDRSAPLAQTDGGRQLLQTLHHAADYHHAHTRLLLRALEWERQQRHPDLLLQGDELDQYQRWLVQANGRSHHRPIQLQALYVAESARHQTSQGSAVALGMGWIRRWL, from the coding sequence TTGAACAACGCCAATGTTGCTGGCCATCGCCAGTCTGCCACTGACCCAACGGCTCAGGTATTTTTAGCCTACGCGGCCGAAGACGGTTGCCGCGCCCCTGGGGAAGCGATCGCCGGGCCAGGGGGAGCCGAGGTGGTAGAGGAATTGCGCCAGCTGCTGACCCAGGCTCAGATTACTTACCGGCAATGCCCCTGTCCCTGGCCTGCTGACGCTGACCCTGAGGCGATCATCTCGCGGGCGGCCGAGGCCTGCGACAACTATGTGCTGGTGCTGTCGCCCTACACCCTGGCCGATGTTTTTTGTCTACAGGGGCTGCTGTTTGCCCTCAGCCTGAACAAACGCATTGTGCCGGTGCTGATTGAAACTGTCTCTGCCCATCACCTGCCTGAGCCCTTGCAAACCCTTGAGACTGTCGATTTGCGAGACAGGTCGGCACCCTTGGCACAGACTGACGGGGGCCGTCAGCTTTTGCAGACTCTGCACCACGCTGCTGATTACCATCATGCCCACACCCGACTTTTGTTGAGAGCTTTGGAATGGGAACGACAGCAGCGCCACCCAGATCTACTGCTTCAGGGTGACGAGCTAGATCAATACCAGCGCTGGCTGGTGCAGGCTAACGGGCGATCGCACCATCGACCCATTCAGCTGCAAGCCCTATATGTTGCTGAAAGCGCCCGCCACCAGACCAGCCAGGGTAGTGCCGTAGCTCTAGGCATGGGCTGGATCCGGCGCTGGCTTTAG
- a CDS encoding ABC transporter permease translates to MERYWKVLRLFWGTAIAAELEYRLNFLVTALISLGGLVGSLFGLFLFYRTGYEFAGWSWEAALLVLGLFTVLQGFAATVLIPNLNKIVSQVQQGTLDFVLLKPISSQFWLSTRVVSPWGLPDVLFGLVMIGYGGTRLGLGWADYALAILPLLFGALTLYSLWFMLGATSIWFVKIYNVTEVLRGLLEAGRFPIAAYPVAYRAFFTFVVPVAFLTTVPAQTMLNQGGRGWLLASALLATVLMVVANRFWRFALRFYTSASS, encoded by the coding sequence ATGGAGCGCTATTGGAAGGTGCTGCGGCTGTTTTGGGGCACGGCGATCGCCGCCGAGCTAGAGTATCGCCTCAACTTTTTGGTCACCGCTCTAATCAGCCTGGGCGGGCTGGTGGGCAGCTTATTTGGCCTGTTTTTGTTTTATCGCACCGGCTACGAGTTTGCCGGATGGAGCTGGGAAGCCGCCTTGCTGGTGCTGGGGCTGTTTACCGTGCTGCAAGGCTTTGCCGCCACGGTGCTCATTCCCAACCTCAACAAAATCGTTAGCCAGGTGCAGCAGGGCACCCTCGACTTTGTGCTGCTTAAGCCGATCAGCTCGCAGTTTTGGCTCTCAACCCGGGTGGTCTCGCCCTGGGGCCTGCCCGACGTGCTATTTGGCCTAGTGATGATTGGCTACGGCGGCACGCGCCTAGGCCTGGGCTGGGCCGACTATGCCCTGGCCATCTTGCCCCTGCTGTTTGGGGCGCTGACCCTCTACAGTCTGTGGTTTATGCTGGGGGCCACCAGCATTTGGTTTGTCAAAATCTACAACGTCACCGAGGTACTGCGGGGACTGCTAGAGGCGGGGCGATTCCCGATCGCAGCCTACCCGGTGGCCTACCGAGCGTTTTTTACCTTTGTGGTGCCGGTGGCGTTTTTGACCACCGTACCGGCCCAGACCATGCTCAACCAGGGCGGGCGCGGCTGGCTGTTGGCTTCGGCGCTGCTGGCGACGGTGCTCATGGTGGTGGCAAATCGGTTTTGGCGGTTTGCCCTGCGCTTTTACACCAGCGCATCGAGCTAG
- a CDS encoding ABC-2 family transporter protein, giving the protein MKQALKISRVMLSVYYAYMVEYRAELVFWVLSGTFPLILMGLWVEAAQGNQFDLSPTELVQYFLAVFLVRQFTVVWVIWEFEREVVEGRLSPYLLQPIDPAWRHFFGHVSERFARLPFAFLLVGFFLLLYPYAAWLPSLGNLLLGLLAIALAFCLRFLMQYTFALAAFWTERASALEQFWFLLYTFLSGMIAPLSLFPDAVREVVLWTPFPYLIYFPASILINRPEHVAQGFAAMVLWSALFWGLNRWLWRQGLKQYSGMGA; this is encoded by the coding sequence GTGAAACAAGCACTAAAAATTTCCCGCGTCATGCTGTCGGTGTACTACGCCTATATGGTGGAATACCGGGCTGAGCTAGTGTTTTGGGTGCTGTCTGGCACCTTTCCGCTGATTCTCATGGGCCTATGGGTCGAAGCGGCCCAAGGCAACCAATTCGACCTCAGCCCAACCGAGCTGGTGCAATATTTCTTGGCAGTGTTCTTGGTCCGGCAGTTCACCGTGGTCTGGGTAATCTGGGAATTTGAGCGGGAGGTGGTGGAAGGGCGGCTGTCGCCCTACCTGTTGCAGCCCATCGACCCGGCCTGGCGGCACTTTTTTGGTCACGTGTCGGAACGCTTTGCCCGGCTGCCCTTTGCCTTTTTGCTGGTGGGGTTCTTTTTGCTGCTCTACCCCTACGCAGCCTGGCTGCCTAGTTTGGGCAATCTGCTGCTGGGGTTGCTGGCGATCGCCCTGGCCTTTTGCCTGCGGTTTCTCATGCAGTACACCTTTGCCCTGGCAGCATTTTGGACGGAGCGGGCCAGCGCCCTAGAGCAGTTTTGGTTTTTGCTCTACACCTTCCTGTCAGGCATGATTGCCCCTCTCTCCCTCTTTCCCGACGCGGTGCGCGAAGTGGTGCTGTGGACGCCCTTTCCGTACCTAATTTATTTTCCGGCCAGTATTTTAATTAACCGCCCGGAGCATGTGGCCCAAGGGTTTGCGGCGATGGTGCTCTGGTCGGCGCTGTTTTGGGGGCTCAACCGCTGGCTGTGGCGGCAGGGGCTGAAGCAATATTCTGGCATGGGGGCCTAA
- a CDS encoding TVP38/TMEM64 family protein — MNAPTASALALGSGADPSFFASLQQQLVQALAWIDSLGAIAPLAFILLYIVITVAFVPASIVTLGAGVVFGVLKGSALVFVGAMLGATAAFLVGRYVARGWVASKIANNPRFRAVDDAIARDGRKVILLLRLSPVFPFNLLNYSLGVSQISLKDYVMGTVGILPGTVMYVYLGSLVGNLATLGADSSQPPAAATVQWILRIVGLVATVAVTLYITRIARRALNEAIPEDSPSPENP; from the coding sequence GTGAATGCTCCAACAGCCTCTGCCCTAGCCCTGGGCTCCGGGGCAGACCCGTCGTTTTTTGCGTCGCTTCAGCAGCAGCTGGTGCAGGCACTGGCCTGGATTGACAGTCTGGGAGCGATCGCACCCCTAGCCTTCATCCTGCTATACATCGTGATTACCGTTGCCTTTGTGCCCGCCTCGATTGTGACCCTGGGGGCTGGCGTGGTGTTTGGGGTGCTCAAAGGCTCGGCCTTGGTGTTCGTGGGGGCTATGTTGGGGGCCACGGCAGCGTTTTTGGTAGGCCGCTACGTAGCGCGGGGCTGGGTAGCCAGCAAAATCGCCAATAACCCTCGCTTTCGGGCCGTCGACGATGCGATCGCTAGGGATGGCCGCAAAGTCATCTTGCTGCTGCGGCTATCGCCGGTGTTTCCCTTCAACCTGCTCAACTATTCCCTAGGGGTAAGTCAAATTTCTCTCAAAGACTACGTAATGGGCACAGTGGGCATTTTGCCCGGCACGGTGATGTATGTCTATCTGGGATCGCTGGTGGGCAACCTGGCCACCTTAGGCGCCGACAGCAGCCAACCCCCCGCAGCCGCTACAGTGCAATGGATCCTTCGCATTGTGGGCCTAGTGGCCACGGTAGCGGTGACGCTCTACATCACTCGCATCGCTCGCCGTGCCCTCAACGAAGCCATTCCCGAAGACTCCCCCTCTCCAGAAAACCCTTAG
- a CDS encoding mechanosensitive ion channel family protein, with translation MPTAINPMSWLGRLVWGIVLALALHGAMVGPGLAQTVDTEPVFLDGLFLFEVPAAGDLTAVERALAIEINLESLIEDANPVLVRTETRSTGEIGGSNTVIFAGDRYIMTVTSADVGVGGASTPQVQADRWADALAVALTQARAERQSGFLTQALVKALAALAAALVLHLLTGWLWHRWLKPLLERLSFWPTDSEHHSTGLKLLFRLTLVLVRGAVWFTAVGYIAKLFPLTRRVSYRVSSSLQEGLFDRSVLLGSRSYSLFDLLMVMATLLALVVIASTLTNLMRSRVLQVTGISLAAQEAISVLSKYTLILLGTVVVLQLWGIDLSSIALIASGLGIGVGLGLQGLVKDFVSGLVLVFERPMQVGDFVDFGQVKGTVARIGSRSTEIRTLDHVSIIVPNSRFLDSEVINWSHGNPVSRIRLPVGVSYSADPQQVKIALLEASQKNQEILTAPAPQVFFLGFGDSALNFELLVWIAQPSRQLVIKSDLYFVIEASLRHHDIEVPFPQRDLHIRSGYLPMSRPSEAQEYLDQAGNESARGSEEA, from the coding sequence ATGCCCACGGCAATCAACCCGATGAGTTGGCTAGGCCGTCTGGTCTGGGGAATTGTGTTAGCCCTGGCGCTGCATGGGGCCATGGTAGGGCCAGGATTGGCCCAGACCGTCGACACCGAGCCGGTATTTCTGGACGGCCTTTTCTTATTTGAGGTACCCGCCGCCGGAGACCTCACCGCTGTGGAGCGGGCGCTGGCCATTGAGATCAACCTGGAGTCGCTGATCGAAGATGCCAATCCGGTGCTGGTGCGCACCGAAACCCGCAGCACTGGAGAAATAGGGGGGAGTAACACAGTCATTTTCGCGGGCGATCGCTACATCATGACGGTCACCAGCGCCGATGTCGGTGTGGGCGGAGCCAGCACACCCCAGGTGCAGGCTGATCGTTGGGCAGATGCCCTGGCTGTTGCCCTCACTCAGGCGCGTGCCGAGCGTCAGTCAGGCTTTTTGACCCAAGCGCTGGTCAAAGCTCTGGCCGCCCTGGCCGCCGCTCTGGTGCTGCATCTGCTGACCGGATGGCTGTGGCACCGCTGGCTCAAGCCGCTGCTTGAACGCCTATCTTTTTGGCCCACCGACTCAGAGCACCACAGCACGGGGCTGAAGCTGTTGTTTCGGCTGACGCTGGTGCTAGTGCGCGGGGCGGTGTGGTTTACGGCGGTGGGTTACATTGCAAAGCTGTTTCCCCTCACACGCCGAGTGAGCTATCGAGTATCGAGCAGTTTGCAGGAGGGCCTGTTTGACCGCAGCGTGCTGCTGGGCAGCCGCTCTTACTCACTGTTTGATTTGCTGATGGTCATGGCCACCCTGCTGGCATTGGTGGTGATCGCCAGCACCCTGACTAATCTGATGCGATCGCGCGTTCTGCAGGTCACCGGCATTAGCCTGGCCGCCCAAGAAGCGATCTCGGTGCTCTCGAAATACACCCTAATTTTGCTGGGCACCGTGGTGGTGCTTCAGCTTTGGGGCATCGATCTCAGCTCCATTGCCCTGATCGCTAGTGGTCTTGGTATTGGAGTGGGCCTGGGCCTGCAAGGGCTAGTTAAAGACTTTGTCAGTGGTCTCGTGCTCGTGTTTGAGCGCCCGATGCAGGTGGGTGACTTTGTTGATTTTGGTCAGGTCAAAGGCACTGTTGCCCGCATTGGCTCGCGCAGCACCGAAATTCGCACCCTTGACCATGTCTCGATCATCGTGCCCAACTCCCGTTTTTTAGATTCAGAGGTGATCAACTGGAGCCACGGCAACCCCGTATCGCGCATTCGCCTGCCGGTGGGGGTGTCTTACAGCGCTGACCCTCAGCAAGTCAAAATTGCCCTGCTCGAAGCCAGCCAAAAAAATCAGGAAATTTTGACGGCTCCTGCCCCCCAGGTATTTTTCCTAGGCTTTGGTGACAGCGCCCTCAACTTTGAGCTACTGGTATGGATTGCTCAGCCTAGCCGCCAGCTGGTGATCAAAAGCGATCTGTACTTTGTGATTGAGGCCAGCCTACGCCACCACGACATTGAGGTGCCGTTTCCCCAGCGCGATCTGCACATTCGTTCGGGGTACCTGCCCATGTCCCGCCCATCGGAAGCACAGGAATATTTGGACCAGGCGGGCAACGAGTCAGCCCGTGGGTCAGAAGAGGCCTAG